A genomic window from Anthonomus grandis grandis chromosome 4, icAntGran1.3, whole genome shotgun sequence includes:
- the LOC126735163 gene encoding deoxyuridine 5'-triphosphate nucleotidohydrolase-like: protein MSTTKEVSELSEKMLLKIGELADQEVSPILKYTKITPHAYTPEKGSRLAAGYDLKSNHDTIIPAKGKTLISTGLKFELPKNCYGRIAPRSGLAVNHFIDVGAGVIDEDYRGEIKILLFNHSDEDFHVRTGDMIAQIICERIFYPELQEVNNMSSTERGEKGFGSTEKNM from the exons ATGTCTACTACAAAAGAAGTTAGCGAGTTGAGTgaaaaaatgttgttaaaaattgGCGAACTTG cCGATCAAGAAGTAagtccaattttaaaatatacaaaaatcacaCCTCACGCATATACACCCGAAAAGGGTAGTAGACTGGCTGCTGgatatgatttaaaaagtaatcatGACACAATAATACCAGCTAAAGGAAAAACTCTAATATCAACTGGACTTAAATTTGAGCTACCGAAAAACTGCTATGGCAGGATTGCTCCAAGGTCTGGTTTAGCTGTAAACCACTTTATTGATGTAGGcg ctggCGTTATCGATGAGGACTATCGAGGTGAAATTAAGATCCTACTGTTCAATCACTCGGATGAGGATTTTCACGTTAGAACTGGCGACATGATAGCTCAAATAATATGTGAAAGGATCTTCTATCCAGAACTTCAAGAAGTCAACAACATGTCCAGCACAGAACGTGGAGAAAAAGGATTCGgctccacagaaaaaaatatgtaa